TAAACTGATATTTCCCGATCCATTCAAAAGATCTCATCAATACACGAGTATTCCAATATACTGATATTAACGAAGGAAACAATTTGCCCAGTAGCTGAATTAAACGTCTTTCGGAGTATGTACAATATGATAAGTACTCTGGAAGTTTtagtaagaaaaaaatatttacagcaATTTCTTAAGTACTTGAACTCTGACTAATCACGAGCTTCGTGTACTTTCGAGCTGAGGAAAAGCACTACcagcctctctatcgctcttgaaTATTCGCGCGAGGCAtattttgaatttcttttttgAGTTAGGGCCTCAGGAGCGTATTGAACGCAGGAGAGTGGACCACGTGGAACTCCTCTGCAATTTCTCGggatacataaataaaataaaaagcccaTTTATTCCATAACCAACTTAAGCTATAGGTACacgaaaaaaaatacagttataattttaaactaattagctaacataaaataattaatcggATCTACATATTTAAAACTAAGTAGGTTAGGACCCTTCTTGGGTAAAGGCCTTCTCCAACTCATGCCATTTCGCTTTGTCTTGAGCTACTTCCTGCCAGTTATTTACTTTTCGTTGTAAGTCGTCTACCCAACGAGCGTTTGGTTTGCCCTGTCTTGTCGTTCCTTATGGCCTACTCCATAGCGTGACGATCTTAAGTCCATTTCTCTTCGTGCATTTCGGGACACGTATGCGAGTGTACATATGTCCACAGCTTTACAACACCACTCATTTACATTATCCCACAAAGGATAAACACGTTAGATTATTCTCGCCCGACAATTTGCCAAATTAACAGCTGTCTATTTTTATAGCCCATATATCATGCAGTTGCACCCGCGGGACGCAATTAGTGCACTTAGTTGTTGCACAATGCATCCAATTAACGCGGGTACCCGGGCCGCAGAGGTTAGCaagaattattttgtttttattatgctTTAGTACGAGTAGTTACTTGTTTTCTTTCTACGCACATTTAATTTAAGATGCTCGATTTTACAAAAGCAATGACTACCTATATGAAGGGTTGCTAATTGCATTTGTCCTATCTTGACCGCCCGTTTACGTAATCATTGCGCTTACTCATGCAAATTACAAGTTCAATATTAgcttaattatgtggaaacgaTTCATTTTGGCCAGTCCCATGGAGGTAGTGCTTGAATCTGCTACTAGGAGCTTGGCTCTGTGAGTAGTAGGTAGACCTCTCGCGTTAAGCTTAAAATGTAAAAGTGAAGAAGACTTAGTTCGTTGAGTGGTTATCACAGTGAACTTACAATAGTCTTAAACGCCATAGACGCCATTGGCGCTTAAGTCATTTATGCTAATTTCCGCATTTTGAATAAATTCCAAAAACTGGatcgacaaaaaaaattataatataatctggtcacaaaatttcacgagaatcggttaagaattgcgatcTGTAGAGGAGAAGATCCGGActtacgaaagcaaaatgccttGCTAACGCTACGGTCAATAATCGTATATTAATCAGGATTACGACAGGTTATCTAATAGCGCCAAGTCGAGTTATGCCGGTCTTATGATAAGATATAAAAAATTCACTCATGAATATCGCTCAGTCTTATCAAGATTCACTAGGTCATCGCCTTTAGTATTATGAATGAGTTGTTGGCTGGTAGacgtatttaataaattaaaatgtgtAAATAAGATTAAAAGTCTGTGAAGTGAAATTAAAAGTGAAATTGTGAATTTGTTACATAGAAGTATCTATCAGAAGTATCAGATTAGCATAAACCATGGGGAGTGCAAGCATTTTTGACTATAAGTATTTGACTAAGACGCATTTAAAAGGATTCGATAATTATAAGGTAACAGTTTAATATGTAACGTAagatttttaacattattatttcttGTAAATTACtggtatacaaaaatataataagataaattattggctacttataaaataaaacaactaaaactaaacccaactaaacctaactaaaaaatccttaaaaccTACCTTTTAAGCCTAGGCTCCTTACCTTTTAAGGTGCCCATCatgcaggcagcgttcccgcgctgtatTAGCGATAGCAGTCGGTTGTaatttcacatttttgtaataattgcataggtacttaaatataatattgacaACTTGTTTTCAGTACAGTGCGATAGACACAAGCCCACTCAGCCAATATGTGATGCACCCATTTTGGAACACCGTCGTCAAGGTACTAGATAAGCTATTATCAgcatttaataaaaacaattacgattttaaacaaaaatctacttaatatctcCAACCTCAaggtttaattttgtttgattCCAGTTTATACCAAGATGGATAGCGCCGAATCTCCTAACGTTTGCTGGATTCCTATGCATGGTAGCGAgcgtagttttattatttatctacGACTATGATTTCACTGCGTCAGGAGCGCCACAAGGATATGAAAAGGTCGCAAAAGGAATCCCTTTATGGGTGTTCACGGCTTGTGGCGTGCTGTTGTTTTTGGCCTACAATTTAGGTGAGCACTAACCCTTGATAAATACCTCTTATTTTATGGCACTAATTCATGGAATGACCTAGTTCAGACAAAGATTTTAGTTTCTTGACGAAAGTCCATATAATCTATGCTATAGgtgtgatttttagggttccgtagtcaactcggaTCATTTACATTAAACAGGGTAGGTTATAGAAGTAGATAACCTATTATACAGTGTCACAGACAGTGTTTTTGTAAGTTTGTGCACCTTAGCAATAGTTTACGGGACATGTTATGATAAGATTTGaatataatgaatgaatgaataaatgatCGTTTATTTGCATTGAACAAGCgtgtatatacctacatagaaaccACCTTCCGCCTCATCCTTCAGGATGATTCTCTTAAAAGTAGCTGGATTGTTGTTTTCTCTTAAATCGCTCGTAGAAAGAAATGCATAACGGGTGTGACCACATTCAAGGTCAATTATTTTGCTTCTCAACAAAATGATAGACAGGACATCCACCTTGAGTTAGAAGTACTTCATTTGATCTATTGTCTGTTATTTTATGATAGATGGAATCGACGGGAAACAGGCACGGCGTATCGGCGTGTCGGGACCGCTGGGAGAGATGTTTGACCATGGCTTGGACTCCTACATCGTGTTCTTCATCCCCTTCAGCCTGATCTCCGTCATGGGCCGAGGTGACTGGTCCATCCCCACGTTTAGGTAATATGGCATAACAATTTTTATCGTAAACCAGATAGGAACAGCTAGCGTGTAAATTTTCCTTTAGCGGTTTTGCTGTTGCGAGCACTTTTTTGAGTCTTATTTTCTGGAGTGACTGATGTGCTGCGTGATCATTCAAATTGTGGTCATCGTACCTAGCGAATGTCGACGATACaacaagtgtcattttgtaattaagtaatattattataatgacCATGTTAACTTAACATCATGTACCTACTGCGGTACTACAATGGCCATtgggtttatttagtttatttattattggtaCATACTCGTAAGTCAATTATCGACCGACGTTAAAGTTCAATTTAGAATGAATCAAGAACATCTTTTTCGGGTGGATGAACTTTACCTAGGTACTGTGACTCGCGTAGGTACTGGTAGAATTATCTTTGGAAAATTCCTAAAACGTAATCGACGAAATTTTGTTACTATTTTCGAAACTTCTCACAAGATGAAATCATCCATTCTGAGCCAGAATTTCTCACTCAAACGATTgagtattaaaatattaaaatctcgTCAAAAAAGGGTGCATTTCATCTTTGGGTAACAATTTACAATGTGTATTGGCAGAGGTTATCTGGCGGTGGCGAGCGTGGTGCTCAACTTCTACGTGAGCCACTGGGAGAAGTACAACACCGGCACCCTGTACCTGCCCTGGGGCTACGACCTTAGCATGTGGGTGAGTCCACATATTGTTGCTTGTGTTGCTGATGTGTCgtgacttcaagtatggagtcgcgcgcgagtaCGCAAGTCGTATTAAACGGTATGATTGCCGGCAATACTCAAAATTAATGAATGACTGTAAATTTAAACTCTTTCtcaaaaaaataatcttaattatgtgtatgtatatgtatgtaaggCTATgccacatttattttattaataatatctcGCACAGTGACAAGAATGTAGCCAAGTAGGTACTTCATAATGTAGTCTTAATATCGTGGCTTGAGCACACTGAGCTTGAGATGTAAATGTTGACACATGTAAATGTAGACATGAACTGGGTATGATTTGGAACTGTAAGGCCACAGCTTTAGATTTTTAGCGTTAAACGCGAAAACTTGTGTTTTATTGGGGTTTATTCGGATAGTTTCGATTCCgcattgtataaataaatattggactgATTTTGATGGGCTAAGTTTCTAAGAGAACAACAAAGTTTACCTCGAATAACTAGCTATACCTACAgctaactacatgctaactaccTTAATAACAGGCTGCTTACGTGCAGGTGTGTTCTATCTTCTTCCTCCTGGCCGGCGCCCGTGGCGCTGAGGTGTACAAGTTCCACATCTTCGGCGACGTTACCTTCGTGCAAGGGCTGGAGGTGGCCATACACGCCACAGGACTCTTCACCACGCTACCGATCGCTGTCTATAACGTGTAtctgtaagtatattttattccTTCTAATTTAGCTACTCAAGTGAAAATTACCTACTCATCATTGAAACTATGATcaaaaattacataaatataaattatgtaatgtaagagcggtttcgcactacgtccgattcgaatccgatccgaacccgtgaaaatatgttccgtagtagccgtagaactatttctatggtaagttacgcactagatccgatctccgtcatcgatttctttccgtcattcaacgtgtgcggtgcgtaacttaccatagaaatagttctacggctactacggaccatattttcacgggttcggatcggattcggatcggacgtagtgggAAACCGCTCTAAGTAAGAAATGTCTCCGATCACACTTTTGTCGACCGTGGCTTTCTTATTTACTTACCGAGGTGTGTAtactcccttattcataaacgcgttacaaacctcaattagctaataatcgtttgtccttatctgtcattgtCTGACTTATGTATTAGTAAGAAAGGGAGAAAacataatttaagtaaattaggcccgtaaagttttatgaataaaggggcTCCTATTTTTTAGCGCAGCGGGCCGAAAGTTTTCCGGCCGCAGCTTGACTTGATTAGCTTTGATGTGCATTAAACCTTCTTACCTGTATATCCTCATTCTAAAAGTTACAAGCCTATGGTGTTGAAGCATGTTCATTATGACTTACCTATAATGTATTCTTTGTGATTTATGCTTAGCATGGACCAAAATATGATTCTTAAAATTTTCGGGGCGCGACTTTAAACAAAGCTATAATTTGATCATATCACATGCTAATTATGCCTATAAGTGTGCCGTAGAtatattaagataatttagaatatacatattattgatCCTACGATTTAACTTTAAGATATTCCAGGTCTAGTATCACAAACACCCACGTTAGTATTCAAAACCTACGATAGTCGTGGGAGGGCAGAATTCTATTTATTTGAATGCCAATTTCGCAAATGCCATgtcattaaattaaataaagtgaAATTTCGCTACACTCAAATGATATTTCTATGTAAACTGGTGGTTTGCAAGTCTACTTTAAGTCGCACATAAAATAAAGCTCTTCGGTACGGTTTTAcgattgcaatatttacaatGTAATAAGAATTTGAATAGAGTGAGAATCGCAATATAATATGTGTTTGGGTTTTATTCATGATATGAATTTTGATTCGACTGAAAACACTGTAATCTGTCTAAATACCAATTTAGTCAGATTTCAGTGTTTTTAGGAACACTGCATAAAATGTGAAGACAAAAATTAAACTCCATTATTAATTACCTATGCAGAGAAGTAACTTTTGACAttgattaaattttattatctgCATCAAGCACGTTACTGATATCGACCAGAAAAATGACTAGGAAATAATAACTCAACCATTACAGGTCATACAAGAACCATACGCTTAAGACGCACTCCTTCCTCGGAATGCTGCGACCCGCGTGGTCGATAGTCGCGCTGACGACAGCCATGACAGTATGGGCTCTCAAGTCGCCGCTGGATGTCGTGGAGTACGACCCTAGGGCATTCCTGCTGCTCTATGGCACCCTGTTTAGTAACATTGCTGTAAGTATTTTTGCCTCCTGATCCTGCCTATCTGGGGCATCAACAGCAATACTAACACAAAATGCTAACATTTAGGATATTACACAGAAAACCAAAAGACGTCCACATAAATACATTGAAAATATTGAAGCCTGTTAAGCTGACTGACGGACATAGTTCGATAATTCGTTCAAGTCTGTGCATGGACCTGTGAAATTAAAGacaaaagttacgtattatacTCTCGAAAAGTATGGTGGTGTTTGCATCCGGACCTAGTTTTTGACGGTGCCAAAAAAGAGTTCTCAAATGAATACGCCAATACCGTGTTCAGCCAATTTTACACCAATGTGCTCAAAAATTAAGACAAAGAACTGAATCTTTGTATCACTATGGAAACAGGATAAAGAAAATCCTATTTCTTGCAGAGTCGCCTAATAGTCGCGGAAATGAGCGAACAGCGCTGCGACCTGATCACCTGGGTGCTCTGGCCCCTGTTCGTCGGTGTATCCTTATCCTTGTGGGTGCCAGCTTTGGAGGCGGCTGTTCTTTACGCCCTCCTGCCTTTCAGCATTCTGGCACATGTGCATTACGGGGTTTGCGTGGTGAGTactggggccttaccatgatgtccgtattgcgattctgtttaggacctaaactgaattgctaagggacggagttatgcgacttatatagctccgtcctttagcaattcagtttaggtcctaaatgCTCGTAGAATTGCAATatggacatcatggtaaggcccctgttGGCAGTTGCATCttgttgtacagtcagcataagTAGTAGGAAGCGGTGTCTAATACTTTTCCAACTAGAtataaaaatgtacagttcgcgttATTGcctaattgttctacatatatagtgcgacataaaataaaagaaattaactaaaatggaactaaaaaaatccatactaaattgtagccatgtttaagcattttacgtcaaaaatgtgacagttacgtaggaaatGGCGCCcttaataattttctaataCTTCTACCTATCTGTTATAGcctaattgttctacatatatgtagagacatatttatttttgttaacacATTCGTTGCGTTACGGGAAGCATTTGGCCGTATTTGACTTTCCGCCGGTGCGGCAGCTATCTGCGCTTGTCTTACCCCCGGTGCGGCGGTGGTTTTTCTATGTTCTCGTATGAGTAAGAAAAAGATGACTATACTCCCGATATCCTTACTTCAAGTATATTCTAtttcaaaagaaaaaatgtacaggAAGTATTTTTGCGTAACGCACtgaaaggtattttttttctttagcgCGGCACGGGTACTATTTGTCCGTACTCCATCACCCCGTACCGCACCGAAAGGCGGGTACGCAGCGCTCAGATTGTCCATAGTGCTGCGCATTGTCCACGTTTCCGCGTCGATACGACATTTTATTAAATGCGACAATTCAAGACTATGACATCTATATTGaaaattacctactctaaaCTCAGTAATTTACTATATAGACAGTaacttttccacttttaaatttattctaagcttaatagcatcgttcgtaGACGTTTCTACTTGTTAGAAATTAATATTACCTACTCTAAAAGTTCCCTTCCCTTCCCTTCCCTGTTTATAATTATATGACGAtgaataatatttgttttgaaCACGTACAGACACGATgacgataataaatattttgtcgaTTATAAAAGTCGTTATCTATTCATTAGTATCCCATCACTAGTGTTATATACGGCCTGTGCGGCAAGGGAAGTATATTCCCGTAAAATGAAGGGTCTTGAAAAATGCCTATatcttttgtaattttatacagatcCGCGGGCGACGGCAGCTGTATATACACAAGGATATAGTCTATTGATTAGAATGACTTTTAGTTCAAATCGATAACATTCCAGGTCTGTAGGGACCTTTAAAGTCAGGACATGGTACAGGAAAATATAGGTCGTGCCGCAAATTTGGCTTTAACAATACGGGAAGTATATGACTCGTAACGCACTGGCGGTAAGTTTGGGTTTTGCGCTGCCGCACCGAATGTGTTACGCTGTTAGAATTGTTAGTTACCTAATGGTATGATAGAGATAAGAGACTTATTCAAGGTTTGACATCGATATTTCTGACTTCAGTGTATTAAGTTGTGCTCTATTGAGGAAGAAAGTTTTTTCAGTGgatatttatttcaataaatatcacCTAGTCAGGAGGATTTTTCAAGTCAAAGTCGTATTGGACTTAGAACGTTTATCTTCGCCCATTTTGATAGTCAGTATGGCGAATAGGTTACGAGTGTAACTAGCCATTTTTACATAAAACTGGAGCACGATAaggatttaaaattttgttatggttttgaactggttttgacgcGACCTAGAAGATTACTAACggtgcgaaatg
The Cydia splendana chromosome 20, ilCydSple1.2, whole genome shotgun sequence DNA segment above includes these coding regions:
- the LOC134800946 gene encoding ethanolaminephosphotransferase 1-like, with amino-acid sequence MGSASIFDYKYLTKTHLKGFDNYKYSAIDTSPLSQYVMHPFWNTVVKFIPRWIAPNLLTFAGFLCMVASVVLLFIYDYDFTASGAPQGYEKVAKGIPLWVFTACGVLLFLAYNLDGIDGKQARRIGVSGPLGEMFDHGLDSYIVFFIPFSLISVMGRGDWSIPTFRGYLAVASVVLNFYVSHWEKYNTGTLYLPWGYDLSMWVCSIFFLLAGARGAEVYKFHIFGDVTFVQGLEVAIHATGLFTTLPIAVYNVYLSYKNHTLKTHSFLGMLRPAWSIVALTTAMTVWALKSPLDVVEYDPRAFLLLYGTLFSNIASRLIVAEMSEQRCDLITWVLWPLFVGVSLSLWVPALEAAVLYALLPFSILAHVHYGVCVVRQMCQHFGVSCFTVPRIKAMKIQKRKK